A part of Oscillospiraceae bacterium genomic DNA contains:
- a CDS encoding polysaccharide deacetylase has translation MGEFLVEDYMPCVSEYSKYSDTCYGFGFKKTDKGKTPSIGSYQKLLEGTNSVYIGNTDLKNIYLTFDEGYENGYTAGILDVLKEKNVPAAFFCTGDYLKRNTELVKRMIDEGHIVGNHTWNHKSMPSVLSDAEFSEELRKIDEFMLSNFKIQTKYFRYPNGEFSEKSLNRVKDMGYKTVFWSLAFKDWEKDVIKGATYSKEEVCNHIHNGAIILLHAVSKDNLEALPSIIDTLNEEGYVFSNLDNLKF, from the coding sequence ATGGGTGAGTTTTTAGTTGAAGATTATATGCCATGTGTATCCGAATATTCAAAATATTCGGATACTTGTTATGGCTTTGGGTTTAAAAAAACTGATAAAGGTAAAACTCCGTCAATAGGCTCATATCAAAAATTACTCGAAGGTACAAATTCGGTTTATATAGGTAATACAGATCTTAAAAATATATATCTTACTTTTGATGAAGGCTATGAAAATGGTTATACTGCAGGAATTTTAGATGTATTAAAAGAAAAAAATGTGCCTGCTGCATTTTTTTGCACGGGCGATTACTTAAAAAGAAACACCGAACTTGTAAAAAGAATGATAGATGAAGGGCATATTGTAGGCAATCACACATGGAATCATAAGTCTATGCCATCAGTTTTGTCAGATGCCGAATTTAGTGAAGAACTTAGGAAAATAGACGAATTTATGCTTTCAAATTTTAAGATACAAACAAAGTATTTCAGATATCCAAACGGAGAATTTTCTGAGAAATCATTAAACAGAGTTAAGGATATGGGTTATAAAACAGTTTTCTGGAGCCTTGCCTTTAAAGATTGGGAAAAAGATGTTATAAAAGGTGCAACTTATTCGAAAGAAGAGGTTTGCAACCATATTCATAACGGAGCCATTATTCTTCTCCATGCAGTTTCCAAAGATAATTTAGAGGCATTACCATCTATTATTGATACTTTAAATGAAGAAGGTTATGTTTTCTCAAACCTCGATAATTTAAAATTCTAA
- a CDS encoding helix-turn-helix transcriptional regulator: protein MNIEFKNNYIKIGLKISYYRKLKSLTQEQLAEKLDCGVSFIGQIEAPNIYKAISLDTLFKIAKALEIPPYKLLYFED, encoded by the coding sequence ATGAACATAGAATTTAAGAATAATTATATAAAAATAGGGCTGAAAATATCATATTATAGAAAATTAAAATCGTTAACTCAAGAGCAACTTGCTGAAAAATTAGATTGTGGCGTATCTTTTATAGGACAGATTGAAGCACCTAATATCTATAAAGCTATTTCTTTGGACACATTATTTAAGATTGCAAAGGCGCTCGAAATACCGCCATATAAATTGCTATATTTTGAGGATTAA
- a CDS encoding FAD-dependent oxidoreductase → MNKSIWQDNIKMPEFKERDVKNSTDVLIIGGGIFGILCAYFLKEKGIDYMLLEKDEIASKTTKGTTGKITLQHGLIYSDLIKTKGIEYAKKYFTIYDIAVKKFEELSHLYSFDYENKKAYTYTLSNLKKIEEELKAYEKLGIDGKFEKETELPFMIKGALSVNNQGQIHPLKFIKEIAKDLNIFENVWVKRIEKGYVETSDKKIIRANKIIVATHFPIINKEGFYFVKLYQNRSSFVAVKNAQKLDNMYIDEKDTGLSLRSYNDYLIIGGDAHRTGTKSDNKNNAKSFVNQYYKNSPICFSWAAQDTMSLDKVPYIGKYSKDNNFIFTATGFNKWGLTGAMVAAMCLTDLICDKQNDYLDIFSPQRSILKPQLFVNLFDTAVNYINPFPKRCPHLGCALKWNKYEHSWDCSCHGSRFDENGNILDNPANNNLKKF, encoded by the coding sequence ATGAATAAATCAATTTGGCAGGATAACATAAAAATGCCTGAATTTAAGGAAAGAGATGTTAAAAATTCTACTGATGTTCTTATAATAGGAGGCGGAATTTTCGGAATTCTCTGCGCTTACTTTTTAAAAGAAAAAGGTATTGACTATATGCTTCTTGAAAAAGATGAAATTGCATCAAAAACAACTAAAGGCACAACAGGAAAAATAACTTTACAACACGGTCTTATATATTCTGACCTTATTAAAACAAAAGGCATAGAATACGCTAAAAAATACTTTACTATATACGACATTGCCGTAAAAAAGTTTGAAGAATTATCGCATCTTTATTCTTTTGATTATGAAAATAAAAAAGCATACACGTATACTCTTAGCAATTTAAAAAAGATTGAGGAAGAATTAAAAGCATACGAAAAACTTGGCATAGATGGTAAGTTTGAAAAAGAAACTGAACTTCCCTTTATGATAAAAGGTGCATTGTCAGTTAATAATCAGGGACAAATTCACCCTTTGAAATTTATAAAAGAAATAGCCAAAGATTTAAATATATTTGAAAATGTATGGGTTAAAAGAATTGAAAAAGGGTATGTGGAAACATCGGATAAAAAAATAATAAGAGCGAATAAAATCATAGTTGCTACTCATTTTCCGATTATAAATAAAGAAGGTTTTTATTTTGTGAAGTTATATCAGAACCGTTCCAGTTTTGTTGCTGTAAAAAATGCTCAAAAGTTAGATAATATGTATATTGATGAAAAAGATACAGGTTTATCTTTAAGAAGTTATAATGACTATCTTATCATAGGCGGAGATGCTCACAGGACAGGTACTAAGAGTGATAATAAAAATAACGCAAAAAGTTTTGTAAATCAATATTATAAAAATTCGCCTATATGTTTTAGTTGGGCAGCACAGGATACAATGAGTCTTGACAAAGTCCCCTATATAGGAAAATATTCAAAAGACAACAACTTTATTTTTACTGCAACAGGTTTTAACAAATGGGGACTTACGGGAGCAATGGTTGCCGCAATGTGCCTTACTGACTTGATTTGCGATAAACAAAATGATTATCTTGATATTTTTTCTCCCCAGAGAAGTATATTAAAACCTCAGCTTTTTGTTAATTTATTTGATACTGCTGTTAATTATATTAATCCTTTCCCCAAAAGGTGTCCGCACTTAGGTTGTGCGTTAAAGTGGAATAAATACGAACATAGCTGGGATTGTTCCTGTCACGGCTCAAGATTTGACGAAAATGGAAATATACTTGACAACCCTGCAAATAATAACCTTAAAAAGTTTTAA
- the grpE gene encoding nucleotide exchange factor GrpE encodes MKNLKKEEVNQEEINKEETEQKENNEETEETVNETSEETAEVKEAEDDFKDKYLRVLAEFDNFKKRTQKEKAELYDFTLCEVVSKILPVYDTLKLALNHETTDEALKTGLDLTLKQFEKVFSDMNVSEIEALGKTFDPNLHNAVMHIDDENYGEKEIVEVFQVGYKMNEKVIRYSMVKVAN; translated from the coding sequence ATGAAAAATTTGAAGAAAGAAGAAGTTAATCAGGAAGAGATTAATAAAGAAGAAACAGAACAAAAGGAAAATAATGAAGAAACTGAAGAAACAGTTAATGAAACTTCAGAGGAAACAGCAGAAGTAAAGGAAGCAGAAGATGATTTTAAAGATAAATATCTTCGTGTTCTTGCCGAATTTGATAATTTTAAGAAAAGAACGCAAAAAGAAAAGGCAGAACTTTATGACTTTACTTTATGCGAAGTGGTATCAAAAATACTTCCTGTGTATGACACTTTAAAACTCGCACTTAATCATGAAACTACAGATGAAGCGTTAAAAACAGGACTTGATCTTACTTTGAAACAGTTTGAAAAAGTTTTTTCTGATATGAATGTATCGGAAATAGAAGCGCTTGGAAAAACATTTGACCCGAATTTACATAACGCAGTTATGCATATTGATGATGAAAATTACGGGGAAAAAGAAATTGTTGAAGTGTTTCAGGTAGGTTATAAAATGAATGAAAAAGTTATAAGATACAGCATGGTAAAAGTTGCAAATTAA
- a CDS encoding hydratase — translation MIDLIKDGVYLIDGKDILKSEEFSQKLNLKPDKDLYKKGTMAYKILDKHNTSGDMENLKIKFDKMASHDITYVGIIQTAKASGLLEFPIPYVLTNCHNSLCAVGGTINEDDHLFGLSAAKKYGGIYVPSHQAVIHQYMREMMAECGAMILGSDSHTRYGALGTMAIGEGGPELVKQLLNRTYDISYPGVIMVYLKGNVEKGVGPQDVALSIIKEVFDNGFVKNKIMEFVGPGIENLSVEFRNGIDVMTTETTCLSSIWKTDLKVKDYYDCHGRIGEFKELNPENIAYYDGAVVVDLSKIKPSIAMPFHPSNVYTIEELNKNLSDIIRDVEIKGAKQLDNPDINFSLKEKIVNGKLKVDQGVIAGCAGGTFDNLTDAADILDMGNIGNDEFMLSAYPSSQPVYLELIKNGSATKLLRAGVSIRTAFCGPCFGAGDVPANNALSIRHSTRNFPNREGSKPSGGQISSVALMDARSIAATAINGGFLTPATDIDVNFTKPKYYFDKSVYESRVYFGNGKADKTCELKYGPNIADWPKMSNLTNDLILKVVSVITDPVTTTDELIPSGETSSYRSNPLKLAEFALSRKDPQYVGCAKEVGKLEKLRLEGKNPSDFDDEIKNVYEKIKTIKDIDILNTGIGSVVYANKPGDGSAREQAASCQKVLGGWANIALEYATKRYRSNLINWGMLPFISKQLNVKKGDYIFVPDIAKAVKEKQDEIKVYIINDSEIKEDTFILKDLTDDERDIILSGCLINYYRG, via the coding sequence GGCATCTCATGATATTACCTATGTTGGTATTATCCAGACTGCCAAAGCGTCAGGTCTTTTAGAGTTTCCCATACCTTATGTTTTAACGAACTGCCACAACTCACTTTGTGCAGTAGGTGGCACTATAAATGAAGATGACCACTTGTTTGGTTTATCTGCCGCAAAGAAATACGGCGGAATATATGTTCCTTCTCATCAGGCAGTTATCCATCAGTATATGAGAGAAATGATGGCTGAGTGCGGAGCGATGATTTTAGGCTCGGATAGTCATACAAGGTACGGAGCATTAGGTACAATGGCAATAGGCGAAGGCGGTCCTGAACTTGTTAAACAACTTCTTAACAGAACTTATGATATTTCCTATCCTGGAGTAATTATGGTTTACTTAAAAGGTAATGTTGAAAAAGGCGTAGGCCCTCAGGATGTTGCTCTTAGTATCATAAAAGAAGTTTTTGACAATGGTTTTGTTAAAAATAAAATAATGGAATTTGTTGGTCCAGGTATCGAAAATCTTAGTGTAGAATTCAGAAACGGAATAGATGTTATGACAACGGAAACAACCTGTCTTTCATCTATATGGAAAACCGACCTTAAGGTTAAGGATTATTACGATTGTCACGGAAGAATTGGCGAATTTAAGGAACTTAATCCTGAAAATATTGCTTACTATGACGGTGCTGTTGTAGTTGATTTATCAAAAATCAAACCATCAATTGCAATGCCTTTTCATCCAAGCAATGTTTATACCATTGAAGAACTTAACAAAAACCTTTCAGATATAATAAGAGATGTAGAAATTAAAGGTGCAAAACAACTTGATAACCCTGATATTAATTTCTCTTTAAAAGAAAAAATTGTAAACGGAAAATTAAAAGTTGACCAGGGTGTTATTGCAGGATGTGCAGGTGGTACTTTTGATAACTTAACAGATGCTGCAGATATCTTAGATATGGGTAACATTGGTAATGATGAATTTATGTTAAGTGCTTATCCGTCAAGTCAGCCTGTTTATTTAGAACTTATTAAAAACGGCTCTGCTACTAAACTTCTTCGTGCAGGTGTTTCAATAAGAACTGCATTTTGCGGACCATGTTTCGGTGCGGGTGATGTTCCTGCCAATAATGCTCTTAGTATCAGGCATTCTACAAGAAACTTCCCTAACCGTGAAGGCTCAAAACCATCAGGAGGTCAGATTTCTTCAGTTGCTCTTATGGATGCAAGATCAATTGCTGCAACTGCTATAAACGGAGGTTTCTTAACCCCTGCAACTGATATAGATGTTAACTTTACAAAACCAAAATATTATTTTGATAAATCGGTTTATGAAAGCAGAGTTTATTTCGGAAACGGAAAAGCAGATAAAACCTGCGAACTAAAATACGGACCGAATATTGCTGACTGGCCAAAAATGTCAAATCTGACAAATGACCTGATTTTAAAAGTTGTATCAGTAATTACCGATCCTGTCACAACAACTGATGAACTCATTCCGTCAGGCGAAACATCTTCTTACAGGTCTAATCCTTTAAAACTTGCTGAATTTGCCCTGTCAAGAAAAGATCCACAGTATGTTGGATGCGCAAAAGAAGTTGGCAAATTGGAAAAATTAAGATTAGAAGGAAAAAATCCTTCCGATTTTGATGACGAAATAAAAAATGTTTATGAAAAAATCAAAACTATAAAAGATATTGACATTTTAAACACTGGTATAGGAAGCGTTGTTTATGCAAATAAACCGGGTGATGGTTCAGCAAGAGAACAGGCAGCATCTTGCCAGAAAGTTCTTGGCGGTTGGGCAAATATTGCTTTAGAGTATGCAACAAAAAGATACAGAAGCAATCTTATAAACTGGGGTATGCTTCCATTTATATCAAAACAATTAAATGTTAAAAAAGGCGACTATATATTTGTTCCTGATATCGCAAAAGCAGTTAAAGAAAAGCAGGATGAAATCAAAGTTTATATAATAAACGATAGCGAAATCAAGGAAGATACGTTTATTTTAAAAGATTTAACCGATGATGAAAGAGATATTATTTTATCAGGATGTTTAATTAACTATTATAGAGGCTAA
- a CDS encoding GTP-binding protein — MKRITAGILAHVDAGKTTLSEGFLYTAGNLRKIGRVDKGDSFLDTDFLEKKRGITIFSKQAVLNFLDTYITLLDTPGHVDFFAETERTISVFDYAILVINGTDGVQSHTKTLWELMLKKNIPVFIFVNKSDLEGFSYTNTLSQLKEEFNCNFIDFSVSQNEEFYENIALCDEEIMSEYLNNGKIDSESIKKAIKSRKIFPCYFGSALKMEGVEEFLSLFCKFTLENPKKEEFGGKIFKINEDAKGNRLTFIKITGGTLKVKETVNGEKINEIRIYSGEKYESVDTAETGMVCAVTGLKSTYAGQGLGFEGNNLNLTAEPVFNYRVILPKGEDISKVISNLSKLNEEETKLNLNWNERLKELTLSVMGEIQLEVLKEILLNRFGIEAEFEKGNVIYKETITNTVEGVGHFEPLRHYAEVHLLLEPLEAGAGMQFECDVSEDELSKNWQRLIFSHMMGKTHLGVLTGSPVTDIKITLKAGKAHLKHTEGGDFREATYRAVRHGLRCADSVVLEPYCEFTVEVPSENTGRVMTDLDRLGATVNMPYTKGSLTIISGECPAKDITDYKKELISFTRGLGKLNLKFSNYKPCKNQDEVIEEIGYNPDSDISNTADSVFCSHGAGFNVNWKDVKEYMHLDSILKPKVKEEPIRKKEKFFATDEELLKIFENTYGKVKVKEPYLAMHTKREITEVKNTKINIKKYDREYLLVDGYNIIFAWDDLKSMAKVNLESARNMLIDRLVTYKIFKNIEIIVVFDAYKVKGNPGEKEKINGINIVYTKEAQTADSYIEKVTKELIKNYKVTVATSDNLEQMIIFGSGALRMSARTFLDDLKIVEETVRKMIDEYNLDVKNSDAFKTVWEKLLSDKK, encoded by the coding sequence ATGAAAAGAATAACAGCGGGAATTCTTGCTCATGTTGATGCGGGTAAAACAACTTTGTCTGAAGGTTTTTTATATACTGCAGGGAATTTAAGAAAAATCGGCAGAGTTGACAAAGGAGACAGTTTTTTAGATACAGATTTTTTGGAGAAAAAAAGGGGAATAACCATCTTTTCAAAACAGGCTGTCCTTAACTTTTTGGATACTTATATAACTTTACTTGACACACCCGGTCACGTCGATTTTTTTGCCGAAACCGAAAGAACAATAAGTGTGTTTGATTATGCCATTTTAGTTATAAACGGAACTGACGGAGTTCAGAGCCACACCAAAACTTTATGGGAACTAATGCTAAAAAAGAATATTCCTGTGTTCATTTTTGTTAATAAATCTGATCTTGAAGGGTTTTCATATACTAATACTCTCAGTCAGTTAAAAGAAGAATTCAATTGTAATTTTATTGATTTTTCTGTTTCTCAAAATGAGGAATTTTATGAAAATATTGCCCTGTGCGATGAAGAAATTATGAGTGAATACTTAAATAACGGAAAAATTGATTCAGAAAGCATAAAAAAGGCGATAAAATCAAGAAAAATCTTTCCTTGTTATTTTGGCTCTGCTCTTAAAATGGAGGGAGTTGAAGAATTTCTTAGTTTGTTTTGTAAATTTACTTTAGAAAATCCTAAAAAAGAAGAATTCGGAGGAAAAATATTTAAAATAAATGAAGATGCTAAAGGTAACAGGCTTACTTTTATTAAGATAACAGGCGGAACTTTAAAAGTAAAAGAAACTGTAAACGGCGAAAAAATAAATGAAATAAGAATATATTCAGGGGAAAAATACGAAAGCGTTGACACAGCCGAAACAGGTATGGTATGCGCAGTTACAGGGCTTAAGAGTACTTATGCAGGTCAGGGGTTAGGATTTGAAGGGAATAATCTTAATCTTACTGCAGAGCCTGTATTTAACTATAGAGTAATTCTTCCTAAAGGAGAGGATATTTCAAAAGTTATTTCAAATCTTTCAAAACTTAACGAAGAAGAAACGAAACTTAATTTAAACTGGAACGAAAGGCTTAAGGAATTAACTTTATCCGTAATGGGCGAAATTCAGCTTGAGGTTTTAAAGGAAATTTTATTAAACCGTTTTGGTATAGAAGCAGAGTTTGAAAAGGGAAATGTTATATATAAAGAAACTATTACAAATACAGTTGAGGGTGTTGGGCATTTTGAACCTCTTCGTCATTATGCTGAGGTGCATTTGTTGCTTGAACCTCTTGAGGCAGGAGCGGGAATGCAGTTTGAGTGTGATGTGTCGGAAGACGAACTTTCTAAAAACTGGCAACGTCTTATATTTTCTCATATGATGGGTAAAACTCATTTAGGAGTCCTTACAGGATCGCCTGTAACAGATATTAAGATAACTCTTAAGGCGGGAAAAGCACACTTGAAACACACTGAGGGCGGTGATTTCCGTGAAGCAACTTATCGTGCTGTAAGGCATGGATTAAGATGTGCTGACAGTGTTGTTTTAGAGCCTTATTGTGAATTTACAGTAGAAGTGCCAAGCGAAAACACAGGCAGAGTTATGACTGACCTTGACAGACTTGGTGCAACTGTTAATATGCCTTATACAAAAGGAAGCTTAACCATAATTTCGGGAGAATGTCCTGCAAAGGATATTACTGATTATAAGAAGGAACTTATAAGTTTTACAAGAGGTCTTGGGAAACTTAACTTGAAATTTTCAAACTATAAGCCATGTAAAAATCAGGACGAGGTTATCGAAGAGATAGGATACAATCCCGATTCTGACATTTCAAATACAGCCGATTCGGTTTTTTGCTCTCACGGAGCAGGTTTTAATGTTAACTGGAAAGATGTTAAGGAATATATGCATTTAGATAGTATATTAAAACCAAAAGTAAAAGAAGAGCCAATAAGGAAGAAGGAAAAATTCTTTGCAACAGACGAGGAACTTTTAAAAATTTTTGAAAACACTTACGGGAAAGTAAAAGTTAAAGAGCCATACTTGGCAATGCATACGAAAAGGGAAATAACGGAGGTAAAAAATACAAAGATAAATATAAAAAAATATGACAGGGAGTATCTTCTTGTTGACGGATATAATATAATTTTTGCGTGGGACGACCTGAAGAGTATGGCAAAAGTAAACTTGGAAAGCGCAAGAAATATGTTAATAGATCGCCTTGTTACCTATAAAATATTTAAGAATATTGAAATTATAGTTGTATTTGATGCTTATAAGGTAAAAGGAAATCCAGGAGAAAAAGAAAAGATAAACGGAATAAATATAGTTTATACAAAAGAGGCTCAGACTGCCGACTCTTATATTGAAAAGGTTACTAAAGAACTTATAAAAAATTATAAAGTAACAGTTGCCACATCGGATAATTTAGAACAAATGATAATCTTCGGAAGCGGAGCATTAAGAATGAGTGCAAGAACTTTTTTGGATGATTTAAAAATTGTGGAAGAAACGGTAAGAAAAATGATAGATGAGTATAATCTTGATGTTAAAAATTCCGATGCATTTAAAACAGTATGGGAGAAATTATTAAGTGATAAAAAATAA
- the hrcA gene encoding heat-inducible transcription repressor HrcA: protein MSLNERKKKILKAVIEDYINYAEPIGSRHIAKNHDISLSSATIRNELADLEDLGYLVKTHTSSGRVPSDLGYRTYVDTLIEKYIVSMQEIGSLKAQMQQKVRDLDFYIKQVLNICSNHTNLTAVALTPDYTKGTIKNIDFLMLDKSNIMLILVTDTNVVKSKHIHLKMEVDLEFILSLKDELNEYISGHTIEEIIRTSFEELTLKLRGDHGAVVEILEFVYSTISEINENEIYLSGETNMLSLPEFKDVKKAKDFLELVHDKAKMKDILVSNLKDDVLKVVIGDESASSDTKGLSMVLSTYKISDSVFGAIGIIGPTRMDYTKAISSLDYITNSLNEALDDKSGKE from the coding sequence ATGAGTTTAAATGAAAGAAAAAAGAAAATATTAAAGGCAGTAATAGAAGATTATATAAACTATGCAGAGCCTATCGGTTCGAGGCATATTGCAAAAAATCATGATATATCTTTATCAAGCGCAACCATAAGGAACGAACTTGCCGATTTAGAGGATTTGGGTTATCTTGTTAAAACTCATACATCTTCAGGAAGAGTACCCTCAGATTTAGGGTACAGAACTTATGTTGATACTCTTATTGAAAAATATATTGTTTCCATGCAGGAAATAGGGAGCCTTAAAGCGCAGATGCAACAGAAAGTAAGGGACCTTGATTTTTATATAAAGCAGGTGCTAAACATCTGTTCAAATCATACAAATCTTACTGCGGTTGCCTTAACGCCTGACTATACTAAGGGGACAATTAAAAATATTGATTTTTTAATGCTTGATAAAAGCAATATAATGCTTATACTTGTTACTGACACAAACGTTGTAAAAAGCAAACATATCCATCTTAAAATGGAGGTTGATCTTGAATTTATATTAAGCCTTAAAGATGAACTTAATGAATATATCTCAGGGCATACCATTGAAGAAATTATAAGAACAAGTTTTGAAGAACTTACCTTGAAATTAAGGGGAGATCATGGAGCAGTTGTTGAAATATTGGAATTTGTATATTCAACAATCAGTGAAATAAACGAAAATGAAATTTATTTAAGCGGTGAAACCAATATGCTTTCTCTTCCTGAATTTAAGGATGTAAAAAAAGCGAAGGACTTTCTGGAACTTGTTCACGACAAAGCGAAAATGAAAGATATTTTGGTATCAAACTTAAAAGATGATGTTTTAAAGGTTGTCATTGGAGATGAAAGTGCTTCATCTGATACAAAAGGTTTGAGCATGGTTTTGTCAACATATAAAATAAGTGATTCGGTATTCGGGGCAATCGGAATAATCGGACCTACAAGAATGGATTATACAAAAGCGATTTCATCGCTTGATTATATAACAAATTCGCTTAATGAAGCGTTGGACGATAAAAGCGGAAAGGAATGA
- a CDS encoding copper amine oxidase N-terminal domain-containing protein: MVRVCQEYYTKYSQFVKKLAIFLIKYYNYSIKKLRRITLKRFICILFVVLTLFSFDIFSEEPVRVRVDNDFIYSDVPPLLIDGRTYLPLRAILNAIGVDNKDIIWWELSESVEIRHQDIHIFMPVNSFEVIVNDSIYYTDSPAFIKESRTFVPVRFLSETLNCKVDWDGINFIVDIYTN, translated from the coding sequence ATTGTACGTGTTTGTCAAGAGTATTATACCAAATATTCACAATTTGTTAAAAAACTTGCAATTTTCTTAATAAAATATTATAATTATAGTATTAAAAAACTAAGGAGAATAACTTTGAAAAGATTTATATGCATACTTTTTGTGGTTTTAACATTGTTTTCTTTTGATATTTTTTCTGAAGAACCAGTAAGGGTAAGAGTTGATAATGATTTTATTTATTCAGATGTTCCCCCTTTACTTATAGACGGAAGAACTTATCTGCCACTTAGGGCAATCCTTAATGCAATCGGTGTCGATAATAAAGACATTATATGGTGGGAACTTTCCGAATCGGTTGAAATAAGGCATCAGGATATTCATATTTTTATGCCTGTTAATTCTTTTGAAGTAATTGTTAATGACAGTATTTATTATACCGATTCACCTGCTTTTATAAAAGAGTCAAGGACTTTTGTTCCCGTAAGATTTCTTTCGGAAACTTTAAACTGCAAAGTTGACTGGGACGGTATAAACTTTATTGTTGATATATATACAAATTAA